One window from the genome of Tachypleus tridentatus isolate NWPU-2018 chromosome 11, ASM421037v1, whole genome shotgun sequence encodes:
- the LOC143231679 gene encoding uncharacterized protein LOC143231679 — MRCFSFLIILITICVASGDVARTTGNMNDYIDKVLQNLKENREYISKIEPLVVGTAVDEGKFRVTDVVVRGLSSIGRRGDVTLTNDEANKKVVLNANLGVSGVSASGRYRYRQNRFIKLKGSLNARINEIAVQIILSAPLNGGQVTLVSAKVTRFEDLR; from the exons ATGAGGTGTTtcagttttctaattattttaataacgatATGCGTAGCAAGTGgag ATGTCGCTCGCACGACTGGAAACATGAATGACTACATCGACAAAGTTCTACAAAACCTTAAAGAAAATCGTGAATACATTTCCAAAATTGAACCTCTTGTTGTCGGAACTGCAGTAGATGAAGGCAAATTCCGAGTTACTGATGTTGTCGTCAGAGGTCTCTCAAGTATTGGACGACGAGGTGACGTCACATTAACAAATGACGAAGCCAATAAAAAAGTGGTATTGAATGCAAACCTTGGAGTGTCAGGAGTTAGTGCTAGTGGTAGATATAGATACAGACAGAACAGATTTATTAAGCTAAAGGGAAGTTTAAACGCTAGGATAAATGAAATAGCAGTACAAATTATTCTGTCAGCTCCTTTGAACGGTGGACAGGTGACCTTGGTTTCCGCAAAAGTTACTCGTTTTGAGGATTTAAGATAA